A genome region from Nitrosopumilus oxyclinae includes the following:
- a CDS encoding DEAD/DEAH box helicase, whose translation METSMENIGTLEYVLDKYSKIWSWKVTGDRAVSMISRLVSEAWYGENVNEIIIPDSTETVKQLKLIMDRYPLEILSKSVWQRKIVKTYAPKPTIPPIKLKLKRAKTGEQFRGKLLNFQKEGLDFLLKSSGNALLADEMGLGKTVQTLSYAATEKQTFPLLVVAPLVTLNNWEREIQKFLKKKSRNGRILESESPSVTMIRTGKSHELPKTDIYLINYELLFKRNDDLAKLGLKTIVCDEVHNLRSKTTQKYKAVKKLAANSSVLYRIGLSGTPIYNRGSEIWPIIDILKPGLLGSFKEFCEYFCYVNEKGKAIVLENKRASLRNELQKHVMLRRKKADVLKELKDKVRYKEVIAADTDYYLEELDKVWKKVESEQKDADSEFIKSASYHRAIQSERQIAGIAKLPHVINFVKNIMEIEESVVVFCHHKVIHKLLHESLQEFSPVSIIGGQSDNLRQDQIDKFQKGESKLMIAGIRAGNVGINLTRAKYVIFAELDWSPAIHRQAEDRLHRIGQKNTVFAYYLIGKGTLDDHVANILVDKSYEIDEIMDESKENYENKDKAELILAQIQDKIRSK comes from the coding sequence ATGGAAACATCCATGGAAAACATCGGCACTCTAGAGTATGTTCTTGACAAATACTCTAAAATTTGGAGCTGGAAAGTCACTGGTGATCGTGCCGTTAGTATGATCTCTAGACTCGTCTCTGAGGCGTGGTATGGGGAGAATGTGAATGAGATTATAATTCCTGATAGTACAGAAACTGTAAAACAACTCAAACTCATCATGGATAGATATCCACTTGAAATTTTATCCAAATCTGTTTGGCAGAGGAAAATTGTAAAAACATATGCTCCAAAACCTACGATCCCTCCAATCAAACTTAAACTAAAACGTGCAAAAACTGGAGAGCAATTTAGAGGAAAACTCCTAAATTTCCAAAAAGAGGGTTTGGATTTTTTACTCAAATCTTCTGGAAATGCTTTACTAGCTGATGAGATGGGACTTGGAAAAACTGTTCAAACTCTTTCATATGCTGCAACTGAAAAACAAACTTTTCCTCTTCTTGTTGTAGCTCCATTAGTTACGTTAAACAATTGGGAACGAGAAATTCAAAAATTTCTAAAGAAAAAAAGCAGGAATGGACGTATACTTGAATCTGAATCCCCAAGTGTTACAATGATTAGAACTGGAAAATCACATGAACTTCCTAAAACTGATATTTACTTAATCAACTATGAATTACTTTTCAAAAGAAATGATGACTTGGCTAAATTGGGATTGAAGACAATTGTTTGTGATGAGGTCCATAATTTAAGATCAAAAACAACGCAAAAATATAAAGCTGTAAAAAAATTAGCCGCAAACAGTTCCGTTCTATATAGAATTGGTCTTTCTGGAACTCCAATTTACAATCGTGGTTCAGAAATTTGGCCGATTATTGATATCCTAAAACCTGGTTTATTGGGAAGCTTTAAGGAATTTTGTGAATATTTTTGTTATGTCAATGAAAAAGGCAAGGCGATTGTTTTAGAAAATAAACGTGCATCATTAAGAAATGAATTACAAAAACATGTTATGCTTCGAAGAAAGAAAGCTGATGTTCTAAAGGAGCTCAAAGATAAAGTTCGTTACAAGGAAGTTATTGCTGCAGATACTGATTATTATCTTGAAGAATTAGATAAAGTTTGGAAAAAGGTAGAATCTGAACAGAAAGATGCAGATTCAGAATTTATTAAATCTGCTTCATATCATAGAGCCATACAAAGTGAACGACAAATTGCAGGAATTGCAAAGCTTCCACATGTAATTAATTTTGTGAAAAATATTATGGAAATTGAAGAGAGTGTTGTGGTGTTTTGCCATCATAAGGTAATCCACAAGTTACTTCATGAAAGCTTGCAAGAATTCTCCCCTGTATCTATAATTGGTGGACAATCTGACAATCTTCGTCAGGATCAAATAGACAAATTTCAAAAGGGTGAATCAAAATTAATGATTGCAGGTATTCGTGCTGGAAATGTTGGTATTAATTTAACTCGAGCAAAATATGTAATTTTTGCAGAGCTTGATTGGAGTCCTGCTATTCATAGACAAGCAGAAGATAGACTTCATAGAATTGGTCAGAAAAACACTGTATTTGCATATTATTTGATTGGAAAAGGAACTTTGGATGATCACGTTGCCAATATTTTAGTCGATAAGAGCTATGAAATTGATGAAATTATGGATGAGTCAAAAGAAAATTATGAAAATAAAGACAAAGCTGAATTGATTCTGGCCCAAATTCAAGATAAGATTAGATCAAAATAA
- a CDS encoding DUF5679 domain-containing protein, giving the protein MTIGYCVKCRDKREIGGPKPYTMKNGKPAIKGTCPTCSTAIFRIGRG; this is encoded by the coding sequence ATGACAATAGGATATTGTGTAAAGTGTCGAGACAAACGAGAAATCGGCGGCCCTAAACCATACACCATGAAAAATGGTAAACCTGCAATCAAGGGTACATGCCCTACATGTAGTACAGCCATTTTTAGAATAGGCAGAGGATAA
- a CDS encoding superoxide dismutase gives MVQYELPRLPYGYDELEPFLDTETMKIHHQKHHQAYVDGLNKSLADVGSASHPQYISSVLSDLKSIPESGRSAINFFGGGFENHRLFWETMTPNSDGKPTGQLEDQIDVYFDNFDNFKKVFSETAINIQGSGWCWLVFNSTYHKIEIITTENQTSPWTLGKFPLLGLDVWEHAYYLKYQNKRPDYVNAWWNVVNWDYVGNRFSELA, from the coding sequence ATGGTTCAATACGAACTTCCAAGATTGCCTTATGGGTATGATGAACTAGAACCATTTCTTGATACAGAAACAATGAAAATTCATCATCAGAAACATCATCAGGCATATGTTGATGGGTTGAACAAATCTCTTGCAGATGTAGGAAGTGCATCTCATCCGCAATACATTTCATCTGTACTATCTGATCTAAAATCTATTCCAGAATCTGGAAGAAGTGCGATTAACTTTTTTGGTGGTGGATTTGAAAATCATCGTTTGTTTTGGGAAACCATGACCCCAAATAGTGATGGAAAACCAACTGGTCAATTGGAGGATCAAATTGATGTTTATTTTGATAATTTTGATAATTTCAAAAAAGTTTTTTCGGAAACTGCCATCAATATTCAGGGTAGTGGTTGGTGTTGGTTAGTTTTTAATTCAACTTATCATAAAATTGAAATCATCACCACTGAAAATCAAACTAGTCCTTGGACTCTGGGAAAATTCCCGTTACTTGGTTTGGATGTTTGGGAGCATGCATATTATTTGAAATATCAAAACAAAAGACCTGATTATGTTAATGCATGGTGGAATGTTGTTAATTGGGATTATGTTGGAAATAGATTTTCAGAACTTGCATAA
- a CDS encoding FAD-binding oxidoreductase, protein MEKSIIELLESKIQGKVSSTREFREFYSVDASSYKIIPKIIVIPKNESDIINAVKIAKKRKISITVRGAGTGLVGSALNSGIILDMKNFSSIRLDKNYARVESGVIKGNLDKKLEASKKFFPPNPSIGSFCSVGGMLGNNSSGSRSLKYGSVIDNVKEITFIDGNAKKIILPKNKTIAKQIKKIITNIELERFPKVSKNSSGYRLDKIKTEKDVHKTIIGSEGTLGIILSAKLEIKNKPKKQILIIIEYESVIKAAKNCLEINKTNPSAIEFVDKTTFDQIKYKFNKKSKCLLFVEYDEKINLNEKKIRKITTGNIVKKLQTQEEIAKWWKYRDSSLHYSLKSIKKENRIPHIIEDAAVPLEKFPKLFLILNKINKKYKTKSIVYGHAGNGNVHVRLISKRSGNQIIKKIAIEYFEEILNLGGTITAEHGDGLARSEFIKKQYGSKNYKIFKKIKEYFDPDNILNPGKIITSKSTVIRNLEKF, encoded by the coding sequence ATGGAAAAATCAATTATAGAATTATTAGAATCAAAGATTCAAGGGAAGGTATCATCTACTAGAGAATTTAGAGAATTTTATTCAGTTGATGCAAGTTCGTATAAAATAATTCCAAAAATAATTGTGATTCCAAAAAACGAATCAGATATAATTAATGCAGTAAAGATTGCTAAAAAAAGAAAAATCAGCATAACTGTACGAGGTGCAGGTACAGGTCTTGTAGGAAGTGCATTAAACTCTGGAATAATATTAGATATGAAGAATTTTTCTTCAATCAGGCTCGACAAAAATTATGCCAGAGTTGAATCAGGAGTGATTAAAGGTAATTTAGATAAAAAATTAGAAGCATCAAAAAAATTCTTCCCACCAAATCCATCAATAGGATCATTTTGTTCAGTTGGAGGAATGTTAGGGAATAATTCTAGTGGAAGTAGAAGTCTAAAGTATGGCAGTGTAATTGACAATGTTAAAGAAATTACATTCATTGACGGGAATGCTAAAAAAATTATTTTGCCAAAAAATAAAACAATTGCAAAACAAATTAAAAAAATTATAACCAACATAGAATTAGAAAGATTTCCAAAAGTATCTAAAAATTCATCAGGATACAGATTAGATAAAATAAAAACAGAAAAAGATGTTCATAAAACAATAATTGGATCAGAGGGAACATTAGGAATAATTTTGTCTGCAAAATTAGAAATAAAAAACAAACCAAAAAAACAGATTTTAATCATTATTGAATATGAATCAGTAATAAAAGCTGCAAAAAATTGCTTAGAAATCAATAAAACAAATCCATCAGCAATTGAATTTGTAGATAAAACTACATTTGATCAAATTAAATATAAATTTAATAAAAAAAGCAAATGTTTACTTTTTGTTGAATATGATGAAAAAATTAACTTAAATGAAAAAAAAATTAGAAAAATAACAACAGGAAATATTGTTAAAAAATTACAAACACAAGAAGAAATTGCAAAGTGGTGGAAGTACCGAGATTCATCACTGCACTATAGTTTAAAATCAATAAAAAAAGAAAATAGAATTCCCCACATCATCGAAGATGCAGCAGTTCCTTTGGAAAAGTTTCCAAAATTATTTTTAATTTTAAATAAAATAAATAAAAAATACAAAACAAAATCAATCGTTTATGGTCATGCAGGAAATGGGAATGTACATGTGCGATTAATTTCAAAAAGGAGTGGAAATCAAATAATCAAAAAAATTGCAATAGAGTATTTTGAAGAAATACTAAATCTTGGAGGTACAATTACTGCTGAGCACGGAGATGGGCTTGCACGCTCAGAATTTATCAAAAAACAATATGGTTCAAAAAACTATAAAATATTCAAAAAAATTAAAGAGTATTTTGATCCTGACAATATTCTCAATCCAGGGAAAATCATTACTTCAAAGAGCACAGTAATTAGGAATTTAGAGAAATTTTGA
- a CDS encoding DUF7482 domain-containing protein, with product MNKSLRYIALLAILPLFTAGMTTDYFSDAEALKSKGTGTSQYGSSTNICGLDLCSNYPGGKAAWKADQGSSVAPVAPVEKSMEKETMMEKETMMEKETMMEKETMMEKETMMEKETMEETEADLGSVLRLSRANVPATIPMHQGYYNGEDVYYIITDSSDPTHAELITENQGWQVELAPLLKNAPKDALSKVYLFTNGIEGDGIHGYQGQVFTSTPAQADVYSALTSHVHVMWNDGESPRVLDSEAMIMEAAKNNEITLTEINVVLNMPQIIWPEGQMMVKEDKTLTDVTPYGGGQVLDIDTEEMNVTFIAHRGWGPDGRTIYYIVTDATPSGPAGMMGVVSSPTSARLIANSAAVDLFQFKNGLTGTGPLGFQPGIAAGAPGDANYSPMWRIFMIGWENPDDAQLLETIDDMNAYSEAGLINIGIARPMDSDHIVNCPFIDPFQ from the coding sequence ATGAACAAGAGTCTAAGATACATTGCACTTCTTGCAATTTTACCCTTGTTTACAGCAGGTATGACGACAGATTATTTCTCAGATGCTGAAGCCCTCAAAAGCAAAGGTACTGGAACATCACAATATGGTTCTAGCACTAACATCTGTGGATTAGACCTATGCTCAAACTATCCTGGCGGTAAAGCAGCTTGGAAAGCAGATCAAGGTAGTAGTGTCGCTCCTGTAGCTCCAGTTGAAAAATCTATGGAAAAAGAAACCATGATGGAAAAAGAAACCATGATGGAAAAAGAAACCATGATGGAAAAAGAAACCATGATGGAAAAAGAAACCATGATGGAAAAAGAAACCATGGAAGAAACTGAAGCAGACTTGGGTTCTGTACTTAGATTATCAAGAGCAAATGTTCCAGCAACAATTCCGATGCATCAAGGTTACTACAACGGTGAAGATGTTTACTATATCATCACTGATTCTAGTGATCCAACACATGCAGAATTAATTACTGAAAATCAAGGATGGCAAGTAGAGCTTGCTCCTTTGTTGAAGAATGCTCCTAAAGACGCACTATCAAAAGTATACTTGTTTACCAACGGCATTGAAGGCGATGGTATACATGGATATCAAGGTCAAGTGTTTACTAGTACTCCTGCACAAGCAGATGTTTACAGTGCATTGACCTCACATGTCCACGTAATGTGGAATGATGGTGAATCTCCAAGAGTGCTTGATTCAGAAGCAATGATTATGGAGGCAGCTAAGAACAATGAAATTACATTAACAGAAATTAATGTAGTTTTGAATATGCCACAAATCATTTGGCCTGAAGGTCAGATGATGGTTAAGGAAGACAAAACATTAACTGATGTCACTCCTTATGGTGGCGGTCAAGTTCTTGATATCGATACAGAAGAGATGAATGTAACTTTCATAGCTCATCGCGGATGGGGTCCAGATGGTAGAACAATCTATTACATTGTAACAGATGCTACTCCAAGTGGTCCTGCCGGAATGATGGGTGTTGTAAGTTCACCAACATCTGCAAGATTGATTGCAAATTCAGCAGCAGTAGATTTGTTTCAGTTCAAAAATGGTTTAACAGGTACTGGTCCATTAGGATTTCAACCTGGTATAGCAGCAGGAGCTCCTGGCGATGCTAATTATTCTCCAATGTGGAGGATCTTTATGATTGGTTGGGAAAACCCTGATGATGCTCAATTGTTAGAAACCATTGATGATATGAACGCATACAGCGAAGCTGGCTTGATCAACATTGGTATTGCACGTCCGATGGATAGTGACCATATAGTCAACTGTCCATTTATTGACCCATTCCAATAA